In Candidatus Zixiibacteriota bacterium, a single window of DNA contains:
- a CDS encoding DUF2064 domain-containing protein produces the protein MTSKKKSKALIVFLEDQNRDKVQSQLAGSLSDEQKLQLYRAFLEDTICNCLDLVDVDIRINHPSGATGKIVNEIVESLKTTLTGKALKLLKSPHVRLTETVGDTVGDRMSSAFKSVFEEGFGQVVLIGCVTPTLPPSTIMNAFRRISNYDLVIGPTLEGSYYLLAMRRHIPILFEKINWSDDKTVYSQLASLCKDGCGDWDEMDLWYDLRQPEDLEFLVRDINHFRLVGDEKSAARTEKVLEEILKDIPN, from the coding sequence ATGACAAGTAAGAAAAAAAGTAAAGCACTCATAGTGTTTCTCGAAGATCAGAATCGCGACAAAGTGCAGAGTCAGCTTGCGGGCAGTTTGTCTGACGAACAGAAGCTGCAACTCTATCGTGCATTCCTTGAAGATACTATTTGCAATTGCCTCGATCTCGTAGACGTTGATATCAGAATCAACCATCCATCAGGTGCCACCGGAAAGATCGTGAATGAGATTGTGGAGAGTTTGAAGACGACCCTCACCGGAAAGGCCCTTAAGCTGCTCAAGTCGCCGCATGTCCGGTTGACCGAGACAGTCGGAGATACGGTGGGAGATCGCATGTCCAGTGCATTCAAGAGCGTCTTTGAAGAGGGTTTCGGACAAGTCGTGCTTATCGGTTGTGTCACGCCGACACTTCCTCCAAGCACGATCATGAATGCCTTCAGACGCATCTCGAATTATGATCTGGTCATCGGACCGACTCTCGAAGGCAGCTATTACCTTCTTGCGATGCGCAGGCACATTCCGATTCTGTTCGAGAAAATCAATTGGTCGGATGACAAGACTGTCTACTCTCAGTTGGCGAGTCTGTGCAAAGACGGTTGCGGTGACTGGGACGAGATGGATCTGTGGTACGACCTCAGGCAACCCGAGGATCTGGAATTTCTCGTCAGAGATATCAACCACTTCCGTCTTGTGGGCGACGAGAAATCTGCCGCGCGCACTGAGAAGGTGCTCGAGGAAATACTCAAAGATATTCCAAACTGA